One window from the genome of Elaeis guineensis isolate ETL-2024a chromosome 5, EG11, whole genome shotgun sequence encodes:
- the LOC105045245 gene encoding uncharacterized protein — protein MIVFCCLRIMHVGYVYLLDSKHVAVLHLRPRPPNLPPWRFLSSGDPAGGGCGGGGGGGAEEPVGKLGVLLQSGRFQASLTLAKALICSHKTLFPSPFHLYQALSLSFPSPIPSAASLLVAACAHLKLPDDGLHLVSHVAESHHPFPSLTSCNLLLETVVSLGRYSDAQSLFSQIVASGTSPDTFTYNKLIQSKVKSGDLNGALALLEQMERKHQLKPNAFTYNVLISGMWKERRGKDAVKLFDEMLERRISPTRVTYNTMVDGYCKAGNLDAAFGFRDQMLNAGFKLNMITCNALISGLCLADRMEECRKVLEEMEANGLVPDGFTHSILFNEHAECGSSEASLALSEEIAGKGVKIGDYTCSILLNRLCKDGKVSKAEEILERLVEKGMVPTTVIYNTIVDGHRRVGNLEAAFSVVRRMELHGLKTNCITYNSLVNGLCKLQRTAEAEELVMEMGKNGVSPSVETYNILIDAYGRAGRFERCLEILDEMQEKMGLKPNVVSYGSLVNRLCKKGKVLEAEAIFHDMANREISPNVQVYNMLIDAYCAVGRIQKARTLIEDMKRRGTSPSIVTYNALIKGLCKEGRISEAEELILCLDDEDLMPDVVTCNIMISAHCNIGDTHRALEVYEEMEKLGIKPTPITYHALISAVCNEGRMEEVDKLHQQMLQRNMAPNRGIYNLLLHGYAKCGDECKVLSLQKEMAERGILAEEMTKNNLVMD, from the coding sequence ATGATTGTGTTCTGTTGTCTGAGAATAATGCATGTCGGGTATGTATATCTATTGGATAGCAAACATGTCGCTGTTCTTCACCTTCGTCCTCGACCTCCCAATCTCCCCCCATGGCGATTTCTGAGCTCTGGCGACCCTGCTGGCGGCGGCTGCGGAGGGGGAGGAGGTGGTGGAGCAGAGGAGCCGGTTGGGAAGCTCGGGGTTCTCCTCCAGAGCGGGCGATTCCAGGCCTCTCTAACCCTCGCCAAAGCCCTAATTTGCTCCCACAAAACGCTATTCCCCTCTCCTTTCCACCTCTACCaagccctctccctctccttcccttctcCAATCCCCTCCGCCGCCAGTCTCCTCGTCGCTGCCTGCGCCCACCTCAAATTGCCCGACGACGGCCTCCATCTCGTCTCACACGTCGCCGAGAGCCACCACCCCTTCCCCTCTCTCACCTCCTGTAATCTTCTTCTCGAAACCGTCGTTTCTCTGGGAAGATACTCCGATGCCCAATCCCTCTTCTCCCAGATCGTGGCCTCCGGGACTAGTCCCGATACTTTCACCTATAACAAGCTTATACAATCGAAGGTCAAATCGGGCGATCTCAATGGAGCATTGGCATTGTTGGAGCAGATGGAGAGGAAACATCAGCTAAAGCCCAACGCTTTCACATACAATGTCTTGATCTCTGGTATGTGGAAGGAGCGTCGAGGGAAGGATGCCGTCAAGCTGTTTGACGAAATGCTTGAGAGAAGAATTTCACCGACCCGAGTCACGTATAACACTATGGTCGATGGATACTGCAAAGCTGGAAATTTGGATGCTGCTTTTGGTTTTCGTGACCAAATGTTGAATGCAGGATTCAAGCTGAACATGATAACCTGCAATGCTTTGATTTCTGGGCTCTGTCTTGCCGACCGTATGGAGGAGTGCAGAAAGGTGTTGGAAGAGATGGAGGCAAATGGGCTCGTGCCGGATGGGTTTACTCATAGTATTTTATTCAACGAGCATGCAGAGTGTGGGAGTTCAGAAGCCTCTCTGGCGCTCTCTGAAGAAATAGCAGGGAAAGGTGTCAAGATAGGGGACTACACATGTAGCATTCTGCTGAATAGGCTTTGCAAGGATGGGAAGGTTTCAAAGGCAGAAGAGATCTTGGAGAGGCTGGTGGAGAAGGGGATGGTTCCAACAACGGTGATATACAATACCATTGTCGATGGACACCGTCGGGTTGGCAACCTGGAGGCAGCATTCTCAGTGGTGAGGAGGATGGAATTGCATGGACTGAAAACAAATTGTATAACTTACAATTCACTCGTGAATGGGTTGTGTAAATTGCAGAGGACGGCTGAGGCGGAGGAATTGGTGATGGAGATGGGAAAGAATGGAGTGTCCCCAAGTGTGGAGACGTACAATATCCTCATTGATGCCTATGGACGGGCTGGCCGGTTCGAGAGGTGTTTAGAAATTCTTGATGAGATGcaagagaagatggggcttaagcCAAACGTGGTATCTTATGGCTCTCTCGTGAATCGCTTGTGCAAGAAGGGAAAGGTCCTTGAAGCAGAAGCGATCTTCCATGACATGGCAAATAGAGAAATTTCACCCAATGTGCAGGTCTATAACATGCTTATCGATGCATATTGTGCGGTAGGTAGGATCCAGAAAGCTCGTACGCTGATTGAGGACATGAAGAGAAGAGGGACCTCTCCGAGTATCGTAACTTATAATGCTCTCATAAAAGGTCTCTGTAAAGAAGGGCGTATATCTGAAGCTGAAGAACTGATACTTTGTTTAGATGATGAAGATCTAATGCCAGATGTAGTTACGTGCAATATAATGATCTCTGCGCACTGCAATATTGGCGATACGCATAGAGCTTTGGAGGTATATGAAGAGATGGAGAAGTTAGGAATCAAACCAACTCCAATCACATATCATGCATTAATAAGCGCAGTGTGTAATGAAGGAAGGATGGAAGAAGTTGATAAGTTACATCAACAGATGTTGCAGAGGAATATGGCTCCTAATAGGGGCATTTATAACTTACTTTTACATGGGTATGCAAAATGTGGAGATGAATGCAAGGTTCTTTCTTTACAGAAGGAGATGGCAGAGAGGGGCATATTAGCTGAAGAGATGACCAAAAATAATTTGGTAATGGATTAA